The Oryza glaberrima chromosome 5, OglaRS2, whole genome shotgun sequence DNA segment catgatgcaattaggcttaaaaggtcgtcttgcaatttacacgcaatctgtgtaattagatcttttttctatatttaatactctatgtatgtgtccaaacattcgatgtgacagggtgaaaagtttttgtgtgAGAACTAAACAAAACCTTAATAGAAAAAAGGGCATGTAACTAGACTCAAGGTTGTCTACGAAATTGTTTTGAGATATTTTGCGTTTTGAATGAATTTTGGTTACTTGTTGGAGGGAGTTGGTACACGAATCCCCTAAGAAATGCATATAAATAATTGTTTGAAACAAATATGGTTTTAAAGCGTATTTTATCGTCCTCGGCATAATTTCCCTCAAGGATTGGTACCAAGTCATCCAAAATAGTGATGGTTTTTGGTTAGGTTTGGCATCACCGAAATTTTATAACTAcacctaaaaatatttaagcaCCGACTTGTAAGACAAAactatttttgaattttagaactAAAATTTAGGGTTAATTTAGAGGTATTCACTCGCTGTTTTCATCACTTAATGTTACATTTTAAAACCATGAAGAATAAAACGTACTACCTCCTTGCACAAATAtatgacgttggttagttcaattttgagctaaccaatgtcaaacaaaaaaaatttggagggAGTAAGATTCTTACAACCTAATTATTTTCACTGCATCCATCACATGTCTGCGGTTTATAAGCTGCAACCAAAACAATCCTTTCAAACAAGTGCTtggttaaaaaaacaaaatggataaaaacaaaatcatatatatgccgTACCCGTTGGTACACGTACCAGTCCAAGACATGTGCAAGAGTACAAACACCAAATAAAACACCCATTGTTCGATTCGAATTTCGAAAAGCCCGCACGAATCTCGAGGCACAATTGACGGACAGatccaacaaaaaaataataatgacgACGTTAATTAGTAATTACTCAACCATTACCATGTGCTAAGCTAGGAGGACCGggtaaaaacttaaaaaccgcTGTTATAACTAACAGCGAAAGAACACTGGCAAAGCATGCACAAATTCGGGGAGCCAAGAATGGCATTACTGGATCACATCACCCACCACACTAGTAGTCGTCGTGACGCCTTCCCTTCcactctcgccgccgccgacgccgacgacgacgccgccgacgaggaggagccaAGAATTGCATGGCGGGAtacgcggcggaggcgggcgcaGCTGCTGGCGCGGGGCGTGGGCGCGCAGCACGGCATCCGCCGCTGACGTCGCTGGTGGTGTCCAccatcgccgccttctccgccgtcgtcgtcttcgccaTCCTCCGCTCGGTGCGTGCGGCGTCTCGTCTCTTCGATCTCACTCTTGTAGTCTTGTTCTTGGCGTGTTCGATCGGATCGATCACCTGTGGATGGCGGCGTCCATGGCGTGCGTGTGTGCAGGCGTACGACGCGGCGGtgtcgaggacgacgacgctgcTGGGGCACAACCTGGAGCCGACGCCGTGGCACCTGTTCAAGCACGACAaggggcggccgccggcgcgcgccgcgtTCCGGTGCGCGCCGTCCCTGACCTgccggccgccggtggcgcagccggcgccggggacgacgaACGCGAGCGCGAACGCGTCGGCCGCGCCGCGGCTGTGCCCGGCGTACTTCGGCGCGATCCGGCGCGACctggcgccgtggcggcgcggagggggCGGCGTGACGCGCGCGCTGCTCGAcgcggcgcagcggcgggcgTCGATGCGCGTggccatcaccggcggcgggcggtggctgcACGTGGAGCTCTACTACGCGTGCGTCCAGAGCCGGGCGCTGTTCACGGCGTGGAGCCTGCTGCAGCTGATGCGGCGCTACCCCGGCCGCGTCCCCGACGTCGAGCTCATGTTCGACTGCATGGACCGCCCGGCCATCAACCGCACcgactacggcggcggcggcgacggcgaccacggctcgccgccgccgccgctgttccgCTACTGCACCACCCGGAACCACTTCGACATCCCTTTCCCTGATTGGTCCTTCTGGGGCTGGtaagaattaaaaaatactccctccgtttcaggttataagacgatttaactttggttaaagttaaactatttCAAGTTTAACTTAAATTTATAagcaaatataataatatttataatactaaattagttttatcaaattaataattgaatacattttcataataaatttgtcttcggttgaaaatgttacgttttttctacaaacttgatcaaacctgAAGCAGTTagattttgatcaaagttaaaaacgccttataacctgaaacggagggacggagggagtacttacttTGTCTTATTGCTTGTCTTCTTCCCAGTAGTACGACAGTGCtactattaaaatatttgaGTTTAGAACATGATTTAGTTAGAATTTTAGAACTTTTAACATCTACaatttcccaaaaaaaacttagttCATGAATAGAAAATATGGTATGTTTAAATTGACCTCAAAATGCACTTTCCATTATATCATAAATTTGTTACATTTTATAGACATATTCTACCAATGTTATGATTAGTGGCCAAAATTTTAATGGTTTACTAAACATCGAGTATTTCCCACCAGAGAGAGTAGTATTATCCGTTGGGTTctacaaaatatcaaatatggTGTGGAAAATCACAGATTAGAGAGAAAGGATTATGCAttgatgtttttttaagtagtgattCGCTCGGGTTCCGATTCTATGACCGATTTGGGTAAAGTCTCTGTTTTTCAGCAAATGTGAGTTGAGGTTTTATGTATTTTTACATAATATATAGGCCTGAAACGAACATCGAGCCGTGGAGCAAGGAGTTCAGGGACATCAAGGAAGGGGCCAAGGCAATCAAATGGCAAGAAAGAGTGGCAACGGCGTACTGGAAGGGCAACCCTGACGTGGCGTCGCCATTGAGGGTCGCATTGCTTAACTGCAACGACACCAACATGTGGCACGCCGAGATCATGCGCCAAGTATATATTCCACTCACATAAATAAACACGTGATCAATCATTATATTATACTgtctctatcctaaaatatcgTAACTTTTAGCTATTAATCATAACCGAAAGTATTACATTGTACTACCTATGCCATAAAGTATCGTAACTTTTACCTATTAATCAGAACATAAAGTATTTTAGAACTAAAGTATCGTAACTTTTACCTATTAATCAGAACATAAAGTATTTTAGAACTAAGACAGTAATAAAGGTTAATAAAACTGACTAACATTATGATGAATGCAGAATTGGGATGAGGAGGTCAAGTCCGGGTACCATAACTCCAAGCTCTCCAGCCAATGCACCCATAGGTAACGTAACGGTGTCGTGGCGTTAAAATAACCCTATGATTTAGTTTTATGCACCGATCAATTTAGCCCAAACCTTTGTTTCAGGTATAAAATATACGCGGAGGGGTTCGCGTGGTCGGTGAGCCTAAAGTACATACTGTCATGTGGGTCCATGGCGCTAGTGATTGACCCGCAGTACGAGGACTTCTTCAGCCGTGGGCTGCGGCCGGAGGTGAACTTCTGGCCGGTGCAcatcgacgtcgccgccggcggcatgtGCGAGTCGATCAGGGACGCCGTGGAGTGGGGGGAGGCGCacccggcggaggcggaggcggtggggcGGCGCGGCCAGCGGCTGATGGAGGAGCTCGACATGGACGCCGTCTACGACTACATGCTCCACCTGCTCACCGAGTACGCGCGGCTCATGCGGTTCcggccggcggaggcgccgccgccgcggccgccggcgcaggAGGTGTGCGAGGCGTCGGTGCTGTGCCTCGCCGGCGAGAAGCAGAGGCGGTTCctggaggcgtcggcggcgagccccgCCGTGTCGGAGCCTTGCGTGATGCCGCCCGATGCCGGCGAGTGATAAAATGTGttacattatgttttttttagagcAACACGGTAGGATACGTAGGCAGAAAATTTGAGCAGTTCAACTTGGGATTTTAGGATTTGCTTTCAGCCttaaacttattttattttcagcCGAGCGCAAAACAATTCGAAAATTTTGAGCAAGGCATCGACGCGGCGCGACCGGTTAAATTAAGACATACTCATACATTCGCATAGGAAATTCGTAACTAAAACcgcattttttcttttttctggcaCAGGGCAAATGAAACGAGAACAAATAATGTAAGATTCACTTAATACTACTATTTCATAGAGCAAATAAATACCCATTTAGCATCCAGGTTAACTCAGGAGTGCCAAGGACATACATAAAAGCATACTGATGATATGCATAATAACGGCATGGTTAGCACCTGCGCTTAATAGTGACCAAGTGCCTCACTTATCCAGCCGATATGCCCTGCTACCGTTTTATCTTTGAGATTATCATCATTCTCCTATCCGATGACGCATGTACAAAATGAGACCAGACCAGCCAGTGCTGCAGCCAGGGAAGACCGCGGTACATCGTAACATAGAAATGCCCAAAAAAACACCGCATGACCACGAAATCGTTGATGAAGCATCATGACACCGCTGCAGCGAAGCTCGCGAGTCAGCAAAGCTTAGCTGTTTCTTGACTTAGCATCAACCACCAATCAAGCCAGGTATCTGTACACATTAGCGTTGTCCTTCTCGCGTTCCAGGTAATCCCTTGTGATGAGGTCCTCGATTCGCTTCTTGATGGCTTTGAAGTCAGGCTGCAGTGGACAATAAACCAAAGTAAGGGAATGCAGTGTACTGTAGTCATATAACTAATTTAAAAGAAATAACTTCTTCCTTATGATAAGAACAACTTCTcgagatgaaagaaaaacagctAATTCAAAATGATTGACATGTGAGCTCAGAACACATTAGCACATCAGCTAATTCAAGATGCATCGAAGACAAAAATATGCCGCATGAGTTGTACTCATATGCAACTATACAAGATGTGATAAGGATTAAAATATGTGGGATTTCCTAGAAGTAATATGTAGTCCGTACCTTGAACATGCGGCTGAGCTGCTCCACACATTCCGCAACTAGCTGCTGATGGCCCATAACTTTGCGACTCTTCATAATGCGCACAATCGATGCATCAATTGCATACCGCCTGTCCTTGTCAACATCTTCGacaacctttttcttttcatcaacAGGAGGTAGGGGTATCTGCACATAATATGAAGAATAGAACCATTAACATCATAGCATTCATACTCCAGAAAGAAGGTCCATCAACACGCAAAACACAAAAACACAAAATACCTTAATTCTTCTCATCCTGTCAGTGAATTTTGAATTGAACTCAAAAACATCGTTGGGAGAAATAGATCTATTAGCTGGTTCCTTGTTAAGAATCTTGTATTTTGCACAGGAGAGAGAATGGAGCAAACGCACTACATCATCATCTGATAAGTTTAGCTGTGTTACAATCTCAGAATAAGTAAGCCTGTCAGATCCGTTGAATAGCAGCAGCAACGCAGCCTGCAAAAGGAGAGGCATGTCAAAAAAGTATCATAAAGGTTTTTAGTGCAACAGATTTGTTGACAGtcatataatttaaatttaccTGATATGTTGTGACAATGAGCTCAATAGTTTTTGCCTCAAACTTTGCATTGATATTGCAGGTTCCCAAGGAATATATCCAGGTAAGCTTTCTGTGTTTTGTTCTTGTTTGGTAAAACTCCTTGAAAACCTCCACGCATTTCACCTAAAAATGATAAATGCAAATGTTCATGTAAAAAGGATCACATGGCAATAAATGTTTCATggaaaagaagataaatatgGATCATGTTTCAGCTTAACATTATCAAGGACAATTGACAAGCATGTAATGATGAACCCTAAAGATCTGCAAGAAAAAGTCACTTACCATCTCAGCAGGAAGGTTAATATCGAAAGTCTTGTAACTTGGCCAGAATCCTGTTGTCAAAACAGTGACAGCCAAGTCTATCCCAGGATTCAACTCCTGATGTGCAGCCACAAACTCTTCAAACTTAGTTTGATGGTCCCTTGCAACAGTAAGATCAGTAACCATTCCCTCCATTTTAGAAGTAAATTGTCCACCACACTGCTGCTTGAGTTTGGTAAGTATGCTTCTTTCATGTTCATCATTGGCACTCTTATCAAAAAGCAATCTCCTTGCAAGTTTTTTCCTGCAAATAGCTCCACACATGAAGCAATATGAATACAAAGTCCAAAAAGTAATGTTTCTTAAATTCAGGAGGTATATAGGCTTAAAACAAGATAACACAACATTACCTGTAAAACTCAGCAAAGAGGTCTTTATCGCTGATGTATGCAAGCAATCGCACCACCTGAATCATATTTCATTTTCAGCTTAGATTTCCTTCTACAAAAATTTAATAATGGTAGCAAAAGAGAAGGGAGAACATGCACCTTCTCAAGAGCATCTTCGATGGCTTCATCACTGAGCTTTTCACTGCAACCTTTCTTCAGAATATTGTCACAGAAGGTGGCAAGCAGTTCAGCACTAGAACTGCCAGAGACACCCTTGTTACAGAAGACCTCGAATGCTTCTTTAAGGGCCTGTAGAATGAGAAGTTTAAGAATGAGGCATCACATTTGACTTAATGAACCAATGGTAACAACAAGGAATAGGAATGTGTCGATTGGCAGACCTTATGAAAGAGGGTGTGACCCTGGAAACATTCTGTGACATAAGCTACATACTTGTCATGGAGCTCAATGATTTTCCAGACAAAAacctaaaaagaaaatcacatgTTAGGTGGAAAACATTTCATCACCAACGAAGTGCAAGAAGTTCAAGTTGTGTACCTGTTCCTGCATACCAACCATGTCCTTTTTCTCGGGCTGTACAAATAGTTGATATTAGAATATTAGCTAAATACCAGTTTGTTGCAACGAATTTGAAATAATCAAAAGTTCTGAACTTCAAAAGATCTATATATTTTTCAGGGAAACATATAATTGTAATCAAATATAAACCCACAAATAATCTAACTACAACTCTACAAGCTACATGCAAAAACAATCTTAAAGATATAATGTTTCTCAGGGAAACATATAATTGTAATCAAATATAAACCCATAAATAATCTAACTGCAACTCTACAAGCAACATGCAAAAACAATCTTAAAGAATCACATAGCATCCCACCAACCGTCACCAGTAGGCTCTTTATACAGTAGAGCACAAAAAACTAAATCAAATAACATGAATTTGAATCACTAATAATAAATGCAAGGGAATCAAGCATTTGAGTGTAACCAGAAACAGCATATACCGCGTCAGGAATTGTGCACACTAGGAAAACTATAGAATAAAGGACAATTTTACAGGGTTAAATAGCAAGAGACAGTCAGCAACCTCTGTTTGATCAACTGAAACCAGTTTAAAGGGAGCTAATTTAAAGCACTAATCTGGcatgcacaaatcacaatccTAATAACCATACTTTGATGGAACACaagaaaaatgctaaaataaataCCGCACCTTCTTATTACTAGCAGAATCTTCTGCTTGCTTGACCAAGGCTGTGCCCTCATTTGTAACATGCTGCAGAGAAGTAATAATTTAATCAGAATGCACAAAAAGGTTATAGGGAATAAGCAGACCAATTTTGAGGCAATGAGGCAATACCGTTTTAAACATGTTAGCAATAGGTTCTAGACCACGGTTAATTTTGGAGAAGAGCCTGTACATCCTAGAAAGGTCTTCCTCCTGGAGAAGATAATGGGTATTCAATATTATTTGTTTTCATGATATACGGTTAAGAAATGAATCATGTTGTCCAACAAACCTTGTCATCACGAAGCAATGCAAAACACCCAGAATGCTCCTTCTCCAACAGGGGAGTTGCATATTGTGCAAGCAATTCATTTTGCACTTTCTGTGACAATCCAGGAAGGATAATAATATGAGATGATATTCCAAACCATACAGGGAAAGTGCCCAAACATTATTTAAGAAACATCGATATGGCAGTCCAAATACAAATCTGTAAGGACATATCTCAAATGCAAGTATAAGCACTCATCAACATGAAGTGATTGGAAACTGGAAAAGGGAATTCTCAAACAAACCTCCAGTAACTTCTGTTCACTACTAATATGCAAGTAGTGACCAACTCGctccttctctttcttcaaGCACTCCTCAGCCTAACAAAAACAGCACCCATTTATTACACCAGAGATGTCATTTACAAATACAGACAGAACCAGTCAGAAGATCCTCCTCAAATGTACCTTTATCATGTAATCAGGACAAGAGTCCTCGAGAATCCAGCTTTGAGCCTTGAGAGAGTAGTAATCTGTAGTATCCTTAAGCAAGAAATCTTCAAAGTCATTCTCATAACATTCCATACTGCCTAGTCCAATTTCAACAAATATGCCCAGGACATTCTTCAGCAGGGCCCTGTCTATCTGTTCGCCTTCACGCTCTTTGTCAATCTGTCAAAGAAAGGTATTGCAACTATTTAAGTATACGCGCAAAATCATTTTCCCAATTCAATGTAGGAATGCTGACTCACCAGAGCTATCACTGCACCTTTAACTTGTCCTTTGATTTCTTGGTATATCTGTTATGAGTTGGTCAGATTAGGACACAGAAAGTTTGCAACACAGAGATTGAACAAGAGTAAAAGCTATTTTACCAAATCTCGGAAGCAAGTAAGCCCAACTTGTTCAAGTGGTATAAGCGACCTCCGTGAGATGAAGTATCGATCAAGATAAAAGAAGAAACGTGACAGCCACCGAACCATGATTTTATGGTTTGACCACCTCTTTACTAGTTCCCTCAGCATAAACTCGTCGTGTTTATCTCTTAATGAAGGTAAGACctgaaatatattaaaattaagtGATATAAAGCTCATAGAGTGTACATACAAATATAACAAAGGAGCATAGCATACAAAAAGAGCATGTAATACATGTTAGAATATCAGATCAATATGCACAAGTaggaaaaatagtttttttttcaagcaaAATGTGTCAGTTTGCTTAGCGCAATCCTAAAAAATTATGTACATGATTTCTACCATGTTTAGACAAAACCAGGAGAGCAATGCTAGGATGCAAAGCATGATGTTCGTCAAAGAACCAGTATCAGCCAGACATTTAAGGATATCTCCTGACCTCAAAGTCATGGAAACAATCAGCACACTGGCATGAACCTAAAAGGATGCCTTTTATAGTTTTATGTTTCTAGGCTATAGTCACTTTTACAGCAGCCTTGGCCAAAACAGTGGGGGCGGAAATGCAACGTTCACCTAGTCACTAGTCGTTAGTTGATCAATGACCCACTGACTAGTCGGAGGCTCCAAGCCTCCAAAATAACCACCATTTAAGGATATCGGCACAATTTTTTACATGTTTCGTGGTATATGTTGAGACCACAAGGTCCACACTGCATACACTAGTGTGGGTGTGCCTGGGACTGGCAGAAGGGAAGACCGGTATGCGTGCGGCAAATGCATGGGCCCACTGTGAGCAGGGGCATGGCAGTGTGTaggataaaaaagaagaagcaacaAAGGAGCCAGGGGGAATTTGGGGAATTTAGGCTAACCGTAGACCCCTTTACCCCCCTTTTAACCCACACTTTTGGGCCTAAATATTTCAGCTCATACCATATTCTGTCTCCTAGTTGGTCTGCCTGATTGATTAGTCACCAACTAAAACCAACTGACTAGGACCGACTAGTCGGTCGAACTGACTAGCCCACTGTTTACTCCCTAATCGAGACAGTGACTAGGACCGACTAGTCGGTCGAACTGACTAGCCCATGTTTACCCCCTAATCGAGACGGTGACTAGTCAGGCTGGTCGGCCAACTAGGTGAAGTATTACAACCCGCCGCACATTGGTAGAGCGATCAGCTGTTGACTGACTAGTCATAGATTCGTATCCTACTTGCAGAGTTTTGATTCACAAGGAAAATCATCATCGTTTCAGTTAAGTTAACTAATAAAAGGAAACAAATTATGACCTATTCAACTGAGATAGACTTACTACACAATCGAATCAAATAGATCACCTCTATCAACAATAATCAGGTAACCGAATCAGACAAAACTAAGATCCCCAAGTACACTAACCCCATTCTCCTCCTAACCAAGGCGAAATTATAACCCATCGGTGCCCGGCCACCACAACCAAAATCGCCTGCATCAACCCCAAATCACCTACTATCGAATCCAACCGGAAATGACAGACATGCACAATCATATCAAACATTTACAAGAACTGCAGAAAAAAAAGATCGTCTCACCATGGAGGTGATGTACTCCTCGAATGACTCCCGGTACTTGTCGTAGAGCTGCTGCGAGTAGTCGTGCGGCGGCTTCTGCGTGCACATGTTGTATATCGTCCTGCAGACAACAACAGACACGGAGTGGGGGGAAACCCTAGATCAGCACCAGATCGAAGCGAATCGGAGGGGAAACCCTAgcgggcgggaggaggaggaggaggaaacccaggaggaggcggcggcggcggcgggggacgtaCGTGTAGAGCATCATGTAGTCCTCGGAGCTGAACTGCGGCTCGGGCTTGCCCTCGAGGATGTTCTTCAGCTTGGTGATGCCCTTCTGCATGAACGCCCATCCCTCCTCCAGATCGATCGTCCTCCGCTCCTGCCCCGCcatcgccgcagccgccgccgccgccgccggtgaacgGAGGCCGCGCGGACCAAACCCTAGGGGAGAGACGCCGCCGCGTGGGTTTGGGTTGGGTTCCGCGCGAGAAAAATGGGGAGGAAGCGGgcgagagagatagagagagagagagagagagaggaagagggagcgGCAGACTGATGACAAAGTTGAGGCGGTGACGCGGTTGGGGGTAAGTATACCGCTTATATCGGTGTAGTAAGCGTGTCACACAAATCCGCAAGTGAAATTGGGCTGCGAATTGCATGGGTGATCGGGTCGAGGCTATCCTCTGGATAtactctatttcaaaatataataacttagaTTTATTTATTCAAATTTGTACTATTAAAAAATAACTCATCCGATTCTAAATTGACAGTAAGAGTATTTTACAGCGAATTATTTTGTATGAATTTCTTTATCTCTATCCATTTTATAATCAGAGTCGTCATCTTTCCGTTCCACCAAATTCTATGTTTTCTCTAAGTTACCCTCATGGCACATCTCTAATTATATGGGTTTGGCATGTTACAACATATTAACATGTTACCTCTACTCTCTTAAAATCACCGGATCCACTGCTTTATTCTCTTAAAAACACCTTCCTGACACATCTCTAATTATATGGGATTGGCCCATTACAACGTATCAGTATGTTATTGGTGGGAGTatgagagattttttttttgcgtgctTCGGTAATAAAACCATATATAAATCGTAACTTTGCTATTTGTTGAGCGATTAAATAAATCCCAAATCACAGATAATTGATAATTTTGTTGGTTTGATATTCAATATTTTTCGAATTTTTTCAATCTTGAGAGTTGAGACACCGTACGTCTCTAAAAGCAACTGCTTCTTCTTCGGCAACCACACCTCTCCTCCGATAACTATTTGAGTGCACT contains these protein-coding regions:
- the LOC127773327 gene encoding uncharacterized protein LOC127773327 isoform X1 — encoded protein: MAGYAAEAGAAAGAGRGRAARHPPLTSLVVSTIAAFSAVVVFAILRSVRAASRLFDLTLVVLFLACSIGSITCGWRRPWRACVQAYDAAVSRTTTLLGHNLEPTPWHLFKHDKGRPPARAAFRCAPSLTCRPPVAQPAPGTTNASANASAAPRLCPAYFGAIRRDLAPWRRGGGGVTRALLDAAQRRASMRVAITGGGRWLHVELYYACVQSRALFTAWSLLQLMRRYPGRVPDVELMFDCMDRPAINRTDYGGGGDGDHGSPPPPLFRYCTTRNHFDIPFPDWSFWGWPETNIEPWSKEFRDIKEGAKAIKWQERVATAYWKGNPDVASPLRVALLNCNDTNMWHAEIMRQNWDEEVKSGYHNSKLSSQCTHRYKIYAEGFAWSVSLKYILSCGSMALVIDPQYEDFFSRGLRPEVNFWPVHIDVAAGGMCESIRDAVEWGEAHPAEAEAVGRRGQRLMEELDMDAVYDYMLHLLTEYARLMRFRPAEAPPPRPPAQEVCEASVLCLAGEKQRRFLEASAASPAVSEPCVMPPDAGE
- the LOC127773327 gene encoding uncharacterized protein LOC127773327 isoform X2; this encodes MAGYAAEAGAAAGAGRGRAARHPPLTSLVVSTIAAFSAVVVFAILRSAYDAAVSRTTTLLGHNLEPTPWHLFKHDKGRPPARAAFRCAPSLTCRPPVAQPAPGTTNASANASAAPRLCPAYFGAIRRDLAPWRRGGGGVTRALLDAAQRRASMRVAITGGGRWLHVELYYACVQSRALFTAWSLLQLMRRYPGRVPDVELMFDCMDRPAINRTDYGGGGDGDHGSPPPPLFRYCTTRNHFDIPFPDWSFWGWPETNIEPWSKEFRDIKEGAKAIKWQERVATAYWKGNPDVASPLRVALLNCNDTNMWHAEIMRQNWDEEVKSGYHNSKLSSQCTHRYKIYAEGFAWSVSLKYILSCGSMALVIDPQYEDFFSRGLRPEVNFWPVHIDVAAGGMCESIRDAVEWGEAHPAEAEAVGRRGQRLMEELDMDAVYDYMLHLLTEYARLMRFRPAEAPPPRPPAQEVCEASVLCLAGEKQRRFLEASAASPAVSEPCVMPPDAGE
- the LOC127773326 gene encoding cullin-1-like: MAGQERRTIDLEEGWAFMQKGITKLKNILEGKPEPQFSSEDYMMLYTTIYNMCTQKPPHDYSQQLYDKYRESFEEYITSMVLPSLRDKHDEFMLRELVKRWSNHKIMVRWLSRFFFYLDRYFISRRSLIPLEQVGLTCFRDLIYQEIKGQVKGAVIALIDKEREGEQIDRALLKNVLGIFVEIGLGSMECYENDFEDFLLKDTTDYYSLKAQSWILEDSCPDYMIKAEECLKKEKERVGHYLHISSEQKLLEKVQNELLAQYATPLLEKEHSGCFALLRDDKEEDLSRMYRLFSKINRGLEPIANMFKTHVTNEGTALVKQAEDSASNKKPEKKDMVGMQEQVFVWKIIELHDKYVAYVTECFQGHTLFHKALKEAFEVFCNKGVSGSSSAELLATFCDNILKKGCSEKLSDEAIEDALEKVVRLLAYISDKDLFAEFYRKKLARRLLFDKSANDEHERSILTKLKQQCGGQFTSKMEGMVTDLTVARDHQTKFEEFVAAHQELNPGIDLAVTVLTTGFWPSYKTFDINLPAEMVKCVEVFKEFYQTRTKHRKLTWIYSLGTCNINAKFEAKTIELIVTTYQAALLLLFNGSDRLTYSEIVTQLNLSDDDVVRLLHSLSCAKYKILNKEPANRSISPNDVFEFNSKFTDRMRRIKIPLPPVDEKKKVVEDVDKDRRYAIDASIVRIMKSRKVMGHQQLVAECVEQLSRMFKPDFKAIKKRIEDLITRDYLEREKDNANVYRYLA